GGGCTGCGCACCACTGTCGAGCGCATCGACACCGCCGACGGCGAGTTGCCCGAGGCGGCCGCGGGCCGGTCGGTGACGCTGGTGCTGGCGCACGACCTGGACATCTCGCGCGGCGACGTGATCGCCGCGGGTGCCTCGGCCCCGGTGGCCACCGACGAGCTGGACGCGACGCTGGCGTGGCTGTCGGAGAAGCCGCTGCGCCCGGGTGCCCGTGTGCTGGTCAAGCACGGGGCGCGCACCGTGCAGGCGTTCGTCGACCAGCTGGTGTCCCGCTTCGACGAGCAGAAGCTGTCCACTGTGGAGTCCCCGGAGACGCTGCAGCTGAACGAGATCGGCCGTGCCCGGGTCCGCGTCGCGGAACCGCTCCCGGTCGACGACTACGAGGTCAGCCGGCGTACCGGTGCCTTCCTGGTGATCGACCCCGCCGACGGCACCACGCTGGCGGCCGGGATGGTCGGTGCGCCGCTCCCCGTGCTGCGCGGCGACTCCGACGTGGTCTCCCCCGGCCCGTAACTCCCTCCCCCAACCGAAAGGTCCGCCCGTGAAAACTCGTGTCGTGGCTCTGGCAGCCGCAGCTTTGTCGGTTCTGGCAGTCGTGAGCGGGTGTTCGCGGGCGGACCGCTCGGACGACAGCGCCGACGCGACCGACCAGGGTCCGGCCGCCGAACTGCGCCTGGGCTACTTCCCCAACGTCACGCACGCGTCCGCGCTGATCGGCCTGGACCAGAACCTGTTCGCCCAGCGGCTGGGCGACACCACACTGGTGCCGACCAAGTTCAACGCCGGCCCCGAAGAGGTGAACGCGCTGCTCGGCGGGTCGCTGGACGCCGGGTTCATCGGCTCCGGCCCGGCGATCAGCGCGTACTCCCAGTCCGACGGGGAGGCGGTGCGGCTGATCGCGGGCGCGACCTCGGGCGGCGCGCAGCTGGTGGTGAAGCCGGAGATCAACACGCCACAGGACCTGCAGGGCAAGACGGTCGCCTCGCCGCAGCTGGCCAACACCCAGGACGTCGCGCTCAAGAAGTGGCTCTCCGACGAGAAGCTGACCGGCGTCAACGTGCAGAACATCGACAACGCGCTGACTCTCGACCAGTTCAAATCCGGCGCGATCCAGGGCGCGTGGCTGCCGGAGCCGTGGGCGTCGCGCCTGGTCCTCGAAGCCGGCGCGAAGGTCCTGGTGGACGAGAAGGACCTGTGGCCGGGCGGGCAGTTCCCGACCACCGTGCTCGTCGTGCGCACCCAGTTCCTCAAGGAGCACCCGGCCACGGTCACCGCGCTGCTGCAGGGCTTGCTGGACGCGAACTCGCTCGCCGAATCCGATCCGGCGACGGCCAAGACCGCGGTGAACAACCAGCTGCAGCAGCTCACCGGCAAGGCACTCGCCGGCCCGGTGATCGACCGCGCGTGGCAGGGCATCCAGCTGACCACCGATCCGCTGGCGGGCCGGTTCCCGCAGCTGTCGCAGGACCAGGTGACGGCGGGCGTGAAGAACGCGGCACCGGAGGTCGCCGGGTTCGCCGATCTCACGCTGCTCAACACCGTGCTCACCCAGGCGGGCAAGACCACCGTCGACGCCGCGGGCCTGGACAAGAAGTAGGAGGCTGTCATGACCGCCACGCTGGAAGGGCCCACGGTGGAGGCGACCGGCCAGGCCGTGCGCCTGACCGGGGTGCACAAGAGCTTCGGGCAGGGTCAGAACGCCGTGACCGCGCTCGCCGGGGTCGACCTCGACGTCGCGCCGGGTGAGTTCGTCTGCCTGCTCGGCGCGTCGGGGTGCGGCAAGACCACACTGCTGAACCTGATCGCGAACCTGGACCGGCCGAGCGCGGGCGAGATCGAGCTGACGACCTCACGTCCCGCGGTCATGTTCCAGGAAGCGGCCCTGATGCCGTGGCTGACCGCGGCGGCGAACGTCGAGCTGCCGTTGAAGCTGGCCGGGATGGGACGGAGCGAGCGCAAGGCCCGCACCGGCGAGCTGCTCGAACTGGTGCGGCTGTCCGGTGTCGGCGCGAAGCGACCGCACGAACTGTCCGGCGGTATGCGGCAGCGCGTGGCGCTGGCCAGGGCTCTGGCATCGGCCACCCACACCGAAAACGGTGCGGACCGCCCGGCGCTGCTGCTGATGGACGAGCCGTTCTCCGCGCTGGACGCCATCACGCGTGACGTGCTGCAGGCCGAACTGGTGCGGATCTGGGAGGCGACCGGCACCGCGGTGGTGTTCGTGACGCACGACGTGCGCGAGGCGGTCCGGCTGGGGCAGCGCGTCGTGCTGCTGTCGTCGCGGCCGGGCAAGGTCGTGCAGCAGTGGCGGGTGGACGGGCTCACCGGGCAGGACGAGGTCAAGGCGGTCGACGTCATCAACCGGCGCCTGCGCGAGGTGATCAGCAGTCATGCCGCAGCTTGAGGACGCGACCGCCGAGCCGGACGCGGCGGCGGTCGAAGCCGGCCTCGACGCGCTCGACACCCCGGTCACGACGGCGAAGCCGCCGAGCGGCTGGCGCCGGTTCACCCGCTCGGTGCTGCCGCCCGTGGCGTTCCTGGTGCTGGTCGTCGCGGTGTGGCAGGCGCTGTGGGCGGCGGCGTTCTGGCCGGAATACCAGCTGCCCGCGCCGCTGGCGGTCGGGACCGAGCTGTGGAACCTGCTGAGCAGCGGTGACGCGTTCGGGTTCGTGTGGACGTCGGTGCACCGCGCGGTGCTCGGGTTCCTCATCGCGATCGTGATCGCGACACCGCTGGGCCTGCTGGTCGCGAAGGTGAAGCTGGTGCGGGCCGGGATCGGGCCGTTCCTGTCCGGCCTGCAGAGCCTGCCGTCGGTGGCGTGGGTGCCGGCGGCCGTGTTGTGGTTCGGCGTCGAACCCACCGCGATGTACGTCGTGCTGCTGCTGGGCAGCGTGCCGTCGATCGCGAACGGCCTGGTGTCGGGCATCGACCAGATCCCGCCGATCCTGCCGCGCGTGGGCAAGGTGCTGGGCGCCGGGCGGCTGGCCACGGCGCGGCACATCCTGCTGCCCGCGGCCCTGCCCGGGTACCTCGCCGGTCTCAAGCAGGGCTGGGCGTTCTCGTGGCGCTCGCTGATGGCCGCCGAGATCATCGCGACCTCGCCGCTGCTGGGCAAGGGCCTGGGCGCCTATCTCGACGACGGCCGGTTCCTCAACGACATGTCGACCGTCATTTCGGCGATCGTGCTGATCCTGCTGGTCGGTGTCGGCATCGAGCTGCTGGTGTTCCGGCCGCTGGAGCGGGCCGTGCTGCGGGCTCGCGGGCTGAGCGGGGCGCTGTGATCCCGCTCGTCGCCGTCGCGCACGGGAGCCGGGACCCGCGCTCCGCGGCGACCGTGCGGGCGCTGGCGCGCCGGGTTTCGGCCGCGGCTCCGGAGCTGGACGTGCGGGTGTCGTTCCTGGACCTGTCCGAGCCGCTGGTGACCGACGTGCTGCGGGATCTGGTGCGGGAGGGGCACCGGTCGGCCGTGGTGGTGCCGTTGCTGCTGGGGAGCGCCTTCCACGCTCGCGTCGACCTGCCCGCGTTGGTGGCGCAGGTGCCGGGGTTGCGGGTGACGATCGCGGACGTGCTGGGGGCGGCGCTGTCGGACGTCGCGTTCGACCGGCTCGCCGCCGTCGCCGATGTGGACGATCCTTCGCTGGGTGTCGTACTGGCCGCGGTCGGTTCGTCGCGTGCGGCGGCGAACGAGGCTGTCGCTTCGCTGGCTCGCTCGTGGCAGGCGCGGCACGGTTTCCGCGCGGTGGCGGCGTTCGCGAGCGCCGCGAAGCCGGATGTGCCCGCGGCGATGGCGAAACTGCGCGCCCGTGGTGCGCGGCGGATCGGCGTGGCGTCGTGGTTCCTGGCGCCCGGGTTGCTGCCGGACCGCATCGCTTCGCAGGCGCGCGCGGTCGATCCTTCGGTGGCACTGGCCGCGCCGTTGGCCGACGATCCGCGCGTGGCGGAGCTGGTGCTGGAGCGGTACGCCACCGCGTTGGCCGGTGCCGTCCGGTCTGCTTGAGCCGTACCGTGGAGGGTATGAAGATCCGGTTCGGTGTCGGGCTCGGGGCGGAGACGCCGCCGGGTGAGCTGTCGGGGATCGTGGACCGCCTGGAGGCCGCCGGGGTCGACTCGGTGTGGTTCTCGGAGCAGGTGTATTCGGACGCGGTCGACCCGTTCATCGGGATGGCGCACGCGCTTTCGCGGACTTCGTCGTTGAAGGCGGGCACGTCGGTCGCCGTGTTGCCGGGCCGCCATCCGGTGCTGGTGGCGAAGCAGATCGCGTCACTGGCCGCGCTGGCGCCGAAGCGGGTGCTGCCGGTGTTCGGCCTCCGCCCGGCGCGCCGCACCGAGTGGGCCCTGTTCGACGTCCCGGCCGGCGCGCGGGCCGCGGTGTTCGACGAGTCGCTGCGACTGTTGCGTTCGGCACTCAGCGGGGGCGGCGATTTCACCGGCGAGTTCTGGAAACTGGACGACGTGCGACCGGGACCGGTGCCGCCCCGGGTGGATTTGTGGCTCGGCGGCAGCGCCCCCGCGGCGTTGGAGAGGATCGGCCGGTTCGCCGACGGCTGGCTGGGAAGCTTCCTGTCCCCCACGGACGCCCGCGACGCCCGGTTGACGATCGAGGCCGCCGCGGCCTCCGCGGGCCGCGAGATCGAGGACGACCACTACGGGATGAGCCTGATCCTCAGTGAGAACGGCATCACGCCAGAGCTGGCGGCGGCCGCCCGCGCCCGCCGCCCGGACACCCCGCCCTCGGAGGTGATCGCGGGAAGCTGGCCGGAACTGCACCGCTTGATCGACGGGCACCTGGCGGCCGGGTTGACGAAGTTCGTGATCTACCACCGGGGTGACGCGTCTTTCGACGCCTTCCTGGACCGGTTCGTGTCAGAGTTGGTGCCGCGGCAGAACTGAGTCACCGGGGAAGCAGAGGTTCGAGCTTCTCGGCGAAAGCCTGGGCATCCACGCAAGCCTGCGGATCGCGCGGACCGGTTGCCAGCGCCACCTGCACCATCGCCCGAGCATGCTCACCAACCTCCACCGCGATCGCACACCCACCCAAGGGAATGTCGGCTTTCATGGCTTGACGTCCGTTGACCGAAGTGTTCGCCACGGCGTCGTTGGTCTTGTTCTCTCCTGGGTTGAACCCCTGCCCGGCGACGAGCTGATCGAGGACCTGGCAAGCGTTGAGGCCCGCGAACACATCGGCCCCCGTGCTTGGAACAGGAGCCGGCGACGCCGTGCCTGACACGGTAGTGGCGCAAGCCGCCGTAACCAGCGCGACGGACGCAGCACCTACGACTGCCCGGACGATGCGAACGATAATGATCACCGAATTTTATCGAACCTCGGGAAGGAGCGGTAACTGGCTCACCGTGGCAGCAAAGGCTCAAGCTTCTCAGCGAGCGCTTGAGCGTCGACGCAGGCCTGCGGGTCATGCGGCCCCGAAATCAGCGACACCTGCACCATTGCGCGAGCGTGCTCACCGACCTCGATCACGATCGCGCACCCGCCCAACGGAATCGGCGCCTGCAGCGCAGCACGTCCATTGACCGAGGTCTCCACGACACCCTCGGTGGTTTCGGCGTACTCACGAAGCCCCTGAACCGGGTCCAGCGCAAGCCCGTACGTGCCGAACTCGTGCTTCAAAACATCACACTCGTTGCGCCGACTGATGTTCTCGCCGGGGCCGAACCCCTGACCGGCGGTGAGCTGCTCAAGGACTCGACAAGCATTGAGGTTCGCGAAAACATCAGCACTTCCCGTGCTCGAGGCAGGAGCTGGCGACGCCGTGCCTGACACGGTGGTAGTGCAGGCGGTCATAGCCATTGTCAAAGCCGCCATCGCTGCGGCGACCTGGACGATGCGAACGTTGATGGTCACCGGTCCTGATCCTTGAGGGTGTTGAGAACCTCGGTCGCCGCCTCATCCGAGGCGTCATATTTGCTGATCGCGATCTCGATAGCCTCCCGAAGGCTTTCGAGCATGTCTTCAGCCGCGAGGAACACCCGGACGAGGGACTGATCATCCGAATCCATCGCGACGAGAAAATGCGCCGCTGCTTTCTGGGCGTATTCATCGTTACCGAACTTGGGAGCGCGCCGCAAGCGGTCGATGCGACTCCGGCGAGTACTCGAACGACGATCACTGCCCCTCGGGAAGCAGAGGTTCGAGCTTCTCGGCGAAAGCCTGGGCATCCACGCAAGCCCGCGGATCGCGCGGGCCGGTTGCCAGCGCCACCTGCACCATCGCCCGAGCATGCGCACCAACCTCGATCGCGATCGCGCACCCACCCAGGGGAATGTCGGCTTGCATGGCTTGACGTCCGTTGACCGTGGCGTTCACCAGGCCCTCACTTGTCTCGGCGAACTCGCGAAGCCCCTGCACAGGATCCAACGCCAACCCATACGTCGACACCCCAGGCTTCGTCGCATCACACTCGTTGCGACGGCTGATGTTCTCACCCGGATCGAACCCTTCCCCAGCCACCAGCTGATCGAGAACCTGGCAAGCGTTGAGGCCTGCGAACACATCGGCCCCCGTGCTTGGAACAGGAGCCGGCGACGCCGTGCCTGACACGGTAGTGGCGCAAGCCGCCGTAACCAGCGCGACAGACGCAGCACCTACGACTGCCCCCGACGATGCGAACGATAACGATAACCGCATCTCCTGATCCTCGAAAGTACTCGAATCTCGTCCAAGCCCGGTTCTGCATCTGCAGCGACCGAGCTTCACTGAACCTCGGGAAGGAGCGGTTCGAGCTTCTCCGCGAGCGCCTGAGCGTCCGGACAAGCCTGAGCAGCATCACTGGTGCGCGACATCGTCACCGTGACCATCGCGCGAGCATGTTCCGCCACCTCGACGGCGACGGAGCATCCCGTCGAGGAGAAGCTGGCACGCATGGCGTCACGGCCATTGACCGAGATGTCGACTACGCCGGTATTCGCGGCGGCAAACTCGGAAAGCCCCTGTACGGGGTCCAATGCCAGGCCATACGACCCGTACTCGGGCTTGAGGACATCGCATTCGTTACGCTTGCTGATGTTCTCACCGGGCCCGAACCCTTCCCCCGCGGTCAGCTGCTCCAAGACCTGACAGGCTTGGAGACCGGCGAACACATCAGTACTCGCCGGACTCGATGTCACGACAGGCGATGGCGTGCCCGCAACCGTGCTGGTGCAGGCGGTCAAGGTCAAAATCAGGTAGGCAACTCCGGCGAGCGCTCGCATGACGATCACCGCCCACTGGGAAGGAGCGGCTCAAGCTTCTCGGCGAGAGCCTGAGCGTCCACGCAAGCCTGCGGATCGCGGGGGCCGGTCGACAAGGTTACGAGCACCAACGCGCGGGCATGCTCGCCGGCTTCGGCTGCGATCGCGCATCCACCGGTCGGGATGTCTGCTTTCATGGCAGCGCGTCCCTTGACCATGAGGTCCACCACGGCCTTGTTCGTCGGGGCGAACTCGCTGAGCCCCTGCGCAGGATCCAGCGCCAGGCTGTTCCCCGAAACTCCCGGCTTGGACGCACCGCACTCGTTGCGCCTGGTCTTGTTCACGCCCGGTTCGTATCCCTGTCCGGCATTGAGCTGGTCCAGAGCCTGGCAAGCGTTGAGACCGGCGAGAACGTCGGACGCTGCACTCGAACCCGGTCCGGCGTCCGGGGCGGGCGACGCTGTGCCCTCGACCGTGCTGGTGCAACCGATCGAAGCCGCCGCAAGACATGACATGCCGATGATGACCGGGGCGGTACGAATTCTGCGGATCACTGGGCTTCCTGGTCCTTCATCTACGTGCCCCCTACGCAGGCGCGTGCCTGTCTCTGCATCCACGCCCAGTGACTCAACTGACTCACCGCGGAAGCAAAGGCTCAAGCTTCTCAGCGAGCGCTTGAGCGTCGACACAGGCTTGCGGGTCATCCGGACCACTGATCAGCGCAACCTGCACCATCGCACGAGCGTGTTCGGTCACCTCGATCGCGATCGCACACCCGCCGGTGGGGACAGCGGCCTGCAGCGCCTTCCGGCCATTGACCACCGCATCGACCACCTCGGCATTCGCCTCTGCGAACTCGCTGAGCCCCTGCACGGGATCCAGGGCCAGGCCCCACGCTGCCGATCCGGGCTTCGTCGCACCGCACTCGTTGCGCCGGCTCTTGTTCTCACCCGGGTTGAACCCCTGCCCAGCGGCCAGCTGGTTGAGGACGTCACAAGCGTTGAGGCCAGCGAACACATCAGTGTTCACCGCGCTCGATGTGGAGGCTGGCGACGGTGCACCCGCCACCGTGGTGGTGCAGGCGGCGGTGATCAGTGCAAGACACGCAGCGCCTGTCAAGATCCGCACGATGCGAACGTTGAGGGTCACGGAGTTTCCTGTTCCTTGAATGCGTTGAGAGCCTCCGACGCCGCTTCCTCCGACGCATTGTACTTGCTGATGGCGATGTCAATCGCCTCACCGAGACTGGTGAGCATTTCCTGAGCAGCGTGGAAGACCCGGACGAGAGACTGTTCATCCGAATCCATCGCCGCAAGGAAATGCGCGGCCGCTGTCTTCGCGTACTCGTCATTGCCGAATTTCGGCGCTTGCTGCAGCCGACCGATCCGCAAGCTGAGGTCGATCATTCGCTCCTGCATCTGCGTCACCGCTCTACGCAGGTGTGACCCTGTCTCCTCATCCACCGCCCAGTGGCCCGCCTTCGCGTCGGCCAGCATGCGCTTCGCGTCGGCCTTCATGGTGTTCAGGGTGTCCTCGCCGCCGAAGATCTGCGCCACCTGATCGACCGCGGGCGCCTTCGAACCATCACTGTGGTGGCGCAAGCGGTCACGGTCGACGCAAGACAAACAACTCCGGCGAGTACTCGAACGACGATCACTGCCCCTCGGGAAGCAGAGGTTCGAGCTTCTCGGCGAAAGCCTGGGCATCCACGCAAGCCCGCGGATCGC
This is a stretch of genomic DNA from Amycolatopsis endophytica. It encodes these proteins:
- a CDS encoding ABC transporter ATP-binding protein, whose amino-acid sequence is MTATLEGPTVEATGQAVRLTGVHKSFGQGQNAVTALAGVDLDVAPGEFVCLLGASGCGKTTLLNLIANLDRPSAGEIELTTSRPAVMFQEAALMPWLTAAANVELPLKLAGMGRSERKARTGELLELVRLSGVGAKRPHELSGGMRQRVALARALASATHTENGADRPALLLMDEPFSALDAITRDVLQAELVRIWEATGTAVVFVTHDVREAVRLGQRVVLLSSRPGKVVQQWRVDGLTGQDEVKAVDVINRRLREVISSHAAA
- a CDS encoding DUF3558 domain-containing protein; translation: MIRRIRTAPVIIGMSCLAAASIGCTSTVEGTASPAPDAGPGSSAASDVLAGLNACQALDQLNAGQGYEPGVNKTRRNECGASKPGVSGNSLALDPAQGLSEFAPTNKAVVDLMVKGRAAMKADIPTGGCAIAAEAGEHARALVLVTLSTGPRDPQACVDAQALAEKLEPLLPSGR
- a CDS encoding DUF3558 domain-containing protein, producing MFAGLNACQVLDQLVAGEGFDPGENISRRNECDATKPGVSTYGLALDPVQGLREFAETSEGLVNATVNGRQAMQADIPLGGCAIAIEVGAHARAMVQVALATGPRDPRACVDAQAFAEKLEPLLPEGQ
- a CDS encoding TIGR03854 family LLM class F420-dependent oxidoreductase, producing MKIRFGVGLGAETPPGELSGIVDRLEAAGVDSVWFSEQVYSDAVDPFIGMAHALSRTSSLKAGTSVAVLPGRHPVLVAKQIASLAALAPKRVLPVFGLRPARRTEWALFDVPAGARAAVFDESLRLLRSALSGGGDFTGEFWKLDDVRPGPVPPRVDLWLGGSAPAALERIGRFADGWLGSFLSPTDARDARLTIEAAAASAGREIEDDHYGMSLILSENGITPELAAAARARRPDTPPSEVIAGSWPELHRLIDGHLAAGLTKFVIYHRGDASFDAFLDRFVSELVPRQN
- a CDS encoding DUF3558 domain-containing protein, with the protein product MRALAGVAYLILTLTACTSTVAGTPSPVVTSSPASTDVFAGLQACQVLEQLTAGEGFGPGENISKRNECDVLKPEYGSYGLALDPVQGLSEFAAANTGVVDISVNGRDAMRASFSSTGCSVAVEVAEHARAMVTVTMSRTSDAAQACPDAQALAEKLEPLLPEVQ
- a CDS encoding ABC transporter substrate-binding protein, with the translated sequence MALAAAALSVLAVVSGCSRADRSDDSADATDQGPAAELRLGYFPNVTHASALIGLDQNLFAQRLGDTTLVPTKFNAGPEEVNALLGGSLDAGFIGSGPAISAYSQSDGEAVRLIAGATSGGAQLVVKPEINTPQDLQGKTVASPQLANTQDVALKKWLSDEKLTGVNVQNIDNALTLDQFKSGAIQGAWLPEPWASRLVLEAGAKVLVDEKDLWPGGQFPTTVLVVRTQFLKEHPATVTALLQGLLDANSLAESDPATAKTAVNNQLQQLTGKALAGPVIDRAWQGIQLTTDPLAGRFPQLSQDQVTAGVKNAAPEVAGFADLTLLNTVLTQAGKTTVDAAGLDKK
- a CDS encoding sirohydrochlorin chelatase, with protein sequence MIPLVAVAHGSRDPRSAATVRALARRVSAAAPELDVRVSFLDLSEPLVTDVLRDLVREGHRSAVVVPLLLGSAFHARVDLPALVAQVPGLRVTIADVLGAALSDVAFDRLAAVADVDDPSLGVVLAAVGSSRAAANEAVASLARSWQARHGFRAVAAFASAAKPDVPAAMAKLRARGARRIGVASWFLAPGLLPDRIASQARAVDPSVALAAPLADDPRVAELVLERYATALAGAVRSA
- a CDS encoding ABC transporter permease, producing MPQLEDATAEPDAAAVEAGLDALDTPVTTAKPPSGWRRFTRSVLPPVAFLVLVVAVWQALWAAAFWPEYQLPAPLAVGTELWNLLSSGDAFGFVWTSVHRAVLGFLIAIVIATPLGLLVAKVKLVRAGIGPFLSGLQSLPSVAWVPAAVLWFGVEPTAMYVVLLLGSVPSIANGLVSGIDQIPPILPRVGKVLGAGRLATARHILLPAALPGYLAGLKQGWAFSWRSLMAAEIIATSPLLGKGLGAYLDDGRFLNDMSTVISAIVLILLVGVGIELLVFRPLERAVLRARGLSGAL
- a CDS encoding DUF3558 domain-containing protein, which encodes MTLNVRIVRILTGAACLALITAACTTTVAGAPSPASTSSAVNTDVFAGLNACDVLNQLAAGQGFNPGENKSRRNECGATKPGSAAWGLALDPVQGLSEFAEANAEVVDAVVNGRKALQAAVPTGGCAIAIEVTEHARAMVQVALISGPDDPQACVDAQALAEKLEPLLPR
- a CDS encoding DUF3558 domain-containing protein; translated protein: MTINVRIVQVAAAMAALTMAMTACTTTVSGTASPAPASSTGSADVFANLNACRVLEQLTAGQGFGPGENISRRNECDVLKHEFGTYGLALDPVQGLREYAETTEGVVETSVNGRAALQAPIPLGGCAIVIEVGEHARAMVQVSLISGPHDPQACVDAQALAEKLEPLLPR
- a CDS encoding DUF3558 domain-containing protein; translation: MIIIVRIVRAVVGAASVALVTAACATTVSGTASPAPVPSTGADVFAGLNACQVLDQLVAGQGFNPGENKTNDAVANTSVNGRQAMKADIPLGGCAIAVEVGEHARAMVQVALATGPRDPQACVDAQAFAEKLEPLLPR